A genomic segment from Glycine soja cultivar W05 chromosome 18, ASM419377v2, whole genome shotgun sequence encodes:
- the LOC114396964 gene encoding uncharacterized protein LOC114396964 — translation MNAYESSRIYKQRVKAYHDKKLLKKDFQPGQQVFLFNSRLKLFLGKLKSKWSRPFTIKEVKPHGAVEVMDPESTTLERKWIVNGQRLKLYHGGNIERLTTILHLQDP, via the coding sequence ATGAATGCATATGAATCATCCAGGATATACAAGCAAAGGGTGAAGGCATATCACGACAAGAAGTTGCTGAAGAAGGACTTCCAGCCAGGCCAACAAGTTTTCTTGTTCAACTCAAGGCTGAAGTTGTTCCTAGGCAAATTGAAGTCTAAATGGTCTAGACCATTTACTATCAAAGAAGTGAAGCCACACGGAGCAGTGGAAGTAATGGATCCTGAGTCAACAACTCTTGAGAGAAAGTGGATTGTGAACGGGCAAAGATTGAAGTTGTACCATGGTGGAAACATTGAGAGATTGACTACCATTTTGCATTTACAAGACCCTTAG
- the LOC114394789 gene encoding putative Myb family transcription factor At1g14600, giving the protein MKNSKKTGVRKYHKSENPRLRWTPELHEYFVEVVEGLGGKNKATPKSILQMMHVKGLRISHIKSHLQMYRSMKGHTILASMQQEMEENVHVNDHHSICSNCSSQRSQEIHPFESKGLSQTSETDNYDLNQEPESSACLFSDTSNEENSRTMKFLDLSFSFGSPLTPTIDGDQERMRFSSPNTADNIHVIDSNSVESHGSNYINLDLTI; this is encoded by the exons atgaagaattcTAAGAAAACTGGAGTACGGAAGTACCACAAATCGGAAAATCCACGCTTGCGGTGGACACCTGAACTCCATGAATACTTTGTTGAAGTTGTGGAAGGTCTTGGTGGAAAAAACA AGGCAACACCAAAGAGCATTCTGCAGATGATGCATGTGAAAGGACTGAGGATCTCTCACATTAAAAGCCATCttcag ATGTACAGGAGCATGAAGGGACATACGATTCTCGCATCAATGCAACAGGAGATGGAAGAAAATGTGCATGTTAACGACCATCACTCAATCTGCTCCAACTGTTCATCCCAAAG ATCACAAGAAATTCACCCGTTTGAAAGTAAAGGACTTTCACAGACCAGTGAAACTGATAATTACGATCTAAATCAG GAACCCGAGTCAAGTGCTTGTTTATTTAGTGATACGTCAAATGAAGAAAATAGTAGGACAATGAAATTTCTTGATCTCTCATTCTCTTTCGGCTCTCCACTAACTCCAACGATTGACGGTGATCAAGAGAGAATGCGTTTCTCTTCGCCAAATACAGCAGATAATATTCATGTCATCGATTCTAATTCTGTAGAATCTCATGGGagcaattatataaatttagacCTAACAATATGA